One genomic region from Terasakiella sp. SH-1 encodes:
- a CDS encoding SDR family oxidoreductase translates to MTRVLVTGATGFVGSRLCQFLNEQSISVRGSTRRPPHTHNQKIEYINIGDINNDTNWQDALKNIDIVVHCAARVHIMNDIADNPLEEFRKTNVEGTRQLADQAAQHGVKRFIFLSSIKVNGESSSPNFPFKNSDRPHTEDPYGQSKWEAEQALNAIAAKSNMEVCIIRPSLIYGPGVKANFKRLQNLATKGWPVPFGSLNNLRSYVFIDNLCDCIKICLTHPQAANQTFLISDGHDLSVRQLYEKLCFAQGHKAKLINIPAKWMELIAKVLGKQDQVGRLTQYLQVDSTPLQSKLGWQPPVSVDQAIELSCSAPKKEA, encoded by the coding sequence ATGACACGTGTATTAGTCACTGGTGCAACCGGGTTCGTCGGTTCGCGTCTTTGTCAATTTTTGAATGAGCAATCCATTTCAGTACGAGGTTCAACGAGACGCCCCCCCCATACACACAATCAAAAAATTGAATATATTAATATTGGAGATATTAATAACGATACAAACTGGCAAGATGCTCTCAAAAATATTGATATCGTTGTTCATTGTGCTGCACGGGTCCATATTATGAATGATATTGCAGATAACCCATTAGAGGAATTCCGCAAAACCAATGTTGAAGGTACACGCCAGCTTGCTGACCAGGCTGCCCAACATGGCGTTAAGAGATTTATTTTCTTAAGTTCAATTAAGGTTAATGGTGAAAGTTCCTCCCCAAATTTCCCTTTTAAAAATAGTGATCGCCCTCATACTGAGGATCCATATGGGCAATCCAAATGGGAAGCAGAGCAAGCTTTAAATGCCATAGCTGCAAAGAGTAATATGGAAGTCTGTATCATACGACCGTCTCTTATTTATGGGCCAGGGGTAAAAGCAAACTTTAAGCGATTACAAAACTTGGCAACAAAGGGCTGGCCAGTCCCTTTTGGTTCTTTAAATAATTTAAGAAGTTATGTTTTTATCGACAATCTATGTGATTGCATCAAAATATGTCTCACACATCCACAAGCAGCCAACCAAACTTTTTTGATTTCTGACGGCCATGACCTCTCTGTTCGTCAACTCTATGAGAAACTTTGTTTTGCACAAGGCCACAAAGCAAAACTGATTAACATTCCAGCTAAGTGGATGGAACTCATTGCAAAAGTATTAGGCAAACAGGACCAAGTAGGGCGTTTAACCCAGTATCTACAGGTCGATAGCACACCTTTACAAAGCAAGTTAGGTTGGCAGCCCCCTGTGTCTGTTGATCAAGCAATTGAACTCAGTTGCTCTGCTCCTAAAAAAGAAGCATAA
- a CDS encoding NAD-dependent 4,6-dehydratase LegB, producing MNAKKILVTGADGFIGSHLTELLISQGHDVRALCYYNSFGQFGWLDQCAPNIKKQFEPILGDIRDPVLVRNAVKGCDVVLHLAALIGIPYSYVAPNSYIDTNISGTLNVLQAVRDYDVGRMVHTSTSEVYGTAQFVPITEEHPLVGQSPYSASKIGADQLAISYYRSFQTPVTIMRPFNTYGPRQSARAVIPTIISQILDNDGPIRLGSLTPTRDFNFVKDIARGFIEMGLSSKAAGDVINFSSNFEISIKQLIETIKTITGKEVEIIADNDRIRPKDSEVERLWGCNKKAEEIIGWKPEYSGLAGFQKGIEETIEWFSDPQNQKTYKSDHYNI from the coding sequence ATGAACGCTAAGAAAATTCTTGTTACAGGTGCAGATGGTTTTATTGGTTCACATTTAACTGAATTACTTATTAGCCAAGGGCATGACGTACGCGCATTGTGCTACTATAACTCATTTGGTCAATTTGGTTGGCTTGACCAATGTGCCCCAAATATAAAGAAACAGTTTGAACCTATTTTAGGTGATATTCGTGATCCTGTTTTAGTACGAAATGCCGTTAAAGGGTGTGATGTAGTATTACACTTAGCTGCCCTCATTGGTATCCCCTACTCATATGTGGCACCAAATTCATATATTGACACAAATATATCAGGCACCTTGAATGTATTACAGGCTGTTCGAGATTACGATGTAGGGCGTATGGTACATACCTCAACGAGTGAGGTTTATGGCACGGCTCAATTTGTCCCAATTACTGAAGAACACCCCTTAGTTGGCCAATCACCTTATTCGGCTTCTAAAATCGGAGCCGATCAATTAGCTATATCATATTATCGGTCTTTTCAAACGCCCGTTACAATTATGCGCCCATTTAACACCTATGGTCCACGTCAATCAGCTCGTGCAGTGATTCCAACAATCATTTCTCAAATTTTGGATAATGATGGGCCAATTAGATTAGGCTCTCTTACTCCAACAAGAGATTTTAATTTTGTTAAAGATATTGCACGAGGTTTTATCGAAATGGGGTTAAGTTCTAAAGCTGCTGGTGATGTTATCAACTTTAGTTCAAACTTTGAAATATCCATTAAGCAACTTATTGAAACTATAAAAACCATTACTGGTAAGGAAGTTGAAATTATTGCAGACAATGATCGTATACGCCCAAAAGATAGTGAAGTGGAACGGTTATGGGGCTGTAATAAGAAGGCTGAAGAAATTATTGGCTGGAAACCAGAATATAGTGGCCTTGCTGGTTTCCAAAAAGGAATTGAAGAAACAATTGAATGGTTCTCTGATCCCCAAAATCAAAAAACATATAAATCAGATCATTATAATATATAA
- a CDS encoding nucleoside-diphosphate sugar epimerase/dehydratase, whose translation MMFFQKRQFSLRAMVAFSHDIFMAGLSFVIALYLRLGEQAFDNVSFLTTGTVISACVAALVFYLMGLYRGVWRYASIRDLVAITKSTSLAVLIIALVLFMATRLEELPRSIPLINWFVLMALLGGPRFIYRIIKDRHFDLTHVAGDIRTVPILLIGAGDEADLFLRAIRRYPTTPYIPLGLAAEKKTRLGLDIQGTPVLGLVDDLPEIIKRLEQQGEKPQRLVLTKEDWPGEKVRQLYDLSEELGIPLSRMPKMTELKSSSTDQIQVRPIDVEDLLGRPQKALDKSLPKSLVQGKRVLITGAGGSIGSELVRQICSFSPSAVLLLEASEYALYSIDMEVSRKFPDIKRQALICNIREASRLHHIFEETKPDLVFHAAALKHVPLVEENPLEGILTNAIGTRNVADACVTHNVQAMVQISTDKAVNPTNIMGATKRIAESYAQALDLKQLSCRFTTVRFGNVLGSTGSVVPLFQKQMNLGGPLTVTHEEMTRYFMTVREAVELVLQAAVLTQKDHSLDGKICVLDMGEPVKILHLAEQMVRLSGLEPYKDIDITFTGLRPGEKLFEEIFHGDEPPTPSELTGVMIATPRVRNCEKLQSELKQLEQLCLSKEISTALDYVQTMVPELKHNKLG comes from the coding sequence ATGATGTTCTTTCAGAAAAGACAATTCAGCTTACGTGCAATGGTCGCTTTCAGCCATGATATTTTTATGGCTGGGTTGTCTTTTGTGATTGCCCTTTATTTAAGGCTCGGGGAACAGGCATTTGATAATGTGTCTTTTTTAACAACAGGGACCGTGATCAGTGCCTGTGTTGCAGCACTTGTTTTCTATTTGATGGGGCTATATCGCGGAGTTTGGCGCTATGCCTCCATCCGAGATTTAGTTGCCATTACGAAATCAACCAGTCTTGCAGTACTGATTATTGCCCTTGTCCTATTTATGGCAACGCGCCTTGAAGAGCTTCCTCGTTCTATTCCTCTTATCAATTGGTTTGTTTTAATGGCCCTATTAGGAGGACCACGTTTTATCTATCGAATAATCAAAGACCGACATTTTGATCTTACTCATGTTGCTGGGGATATTCGCACTGTACCTATTTTATTGATTGGAGCAGGAGACGAAGCAGACCTTTTTTTACGGGCCATAAGGCGCTATCCCACCACTCCCTATATTCCACTTGGTTTGGCAGCAGAGAAAAAAACACGTCTCGGGCTTGATATTCAGGGTACCCCTGTTCTTGGATTGGTTGATGATCTTCCTGAGATTATTAAAAGATTAGAACAACAAGGGGAAAAACCTCAGCGTCTTGTACTTACAAAAGAAGACTGGCCGGGGGAAAAAGTCAGGCAGCTTTATGATTTGTCAGAAGAACTTGGGATTCCTTTATCCCGAATGCCAAAAATGACGGAACTGAAATCAAGTAGTACAGATCAAATTCAAGTTCGCCCCATTGATGTGGAGGACCTCCTTGGTCGACCACAAAAAGCATTGGACAAATCTTTGCCTAAATCCCTTGTTCAAGGCAAACGCGTCCTCATAACAGGTGCAGGTGGTTCCATCGGAAGTGAGTTGGTTCGCCAGATTTGTAGTTTTTCCCCAAGCGCAGTCTTGCTCTTAGAAGCCTCAGAATATGCACTTTATTCCATTGATATGGAGGTCTCTCGGAAATTTCCAGACATTAAACGTCAGGCACTCATCTGTAATATTCGCGAAGCCAGCCGTCTTCATCATATTTTTGAAGAAACAAAGCCAGATCTTGTCTTTCACGCAGCCGCACTTAAACATGTGCCATTGGTTGAAGAAAACCCACTGGAAGGTATTTTAACCAATGCCATCGGGACCCGTAACGTCGCTGATGCTTGTGTTACTCATAACGTGCAGGCTATGGTTCAAATCTCTACCGATAAGGCTGTTAATCCTACCAATATTATGGGGGCAACCAAACGCATTGCAGAAAGTTATGCCCAAGCTTTGGACCTCAAACAACTTTCCTGTCGTTTCACCACTGTACGGTTTGGTAATGTTTTGGGCTCAACAGGGTCTGTTGTTCCCTTATTCCAGAAACAGATGAATCTGGGCGGGCCTTTAACTGTTACCCATGAAGAAATGACACGTTACTTTATGACCGTGCGTGAGGCTGTTGAATTGGTCCTTCAAGCGGCTGTTCTCACGCAGAAAGATCATTCCCTTGACGGTAAAATCTGTGTTTTGGATATGGGAGAGCCCGTCAAGATTTTACATCTGGCTGAACAAATGGTCCGTCTATCTGGTCTTGAGCCCTATAAAGATATAGATATCACATTCACTGGTTTGCGCCCCGGTGAAAAGCTTTTTGAAGAAATCTTCCATGGTGATGAACCCCCGACACCATCTGAACTGACAGGTGTGATGATCGCAACACCTCGGGTCCGCAATTGTGAAAAACTTCAATCTGAACTGAAACAATTGGAACAACTTTGTCTTTCTAAGGAAATCAGTACGGCCCTTGACTATGTTCAGACAATGGTGCCAGAACTTAAACATAATAAACTAGGATAA
- a CDS encoding heparinase II/III family protein produces MSLSNKENIHEPPLWHQWLNKIRALTYRSPLYLITLKKRKQLEIDLVPGVLFDIRVGHGRSLKSGNFPFAGRIYQSTGQPWSTAQDDLAWQRWVHGFGWLGDLCEYDDPEALPKAREYVQSWLDLHGVWTPLAWRSDVIGNRLVAWMCHARTLAKDADADFIHSFYTSLSLQASHLSRSYFNDLRGYALLKALRGQLYACFFIKDLKRRGEKPLNRLANEFDKQVLPDGGHISRCPQTTLDVLRLALELVDVFEAMNIECPKAIRLCIDRMAPMIRTMLHQDGGLALFHGGQEGNTQEIEALLDRTGNQGKPLSDARHTGFQRVEAGKTVLLMDVDSPPDIHTHPFGHAAPLSMEVSYDQDRLLVNCGSVLGGDPNWQEALSATAAHNTLTVDEKNCMSLVHGGGIQPQNITVSYQRIEENGEVLIHANHDAYKETFGLIHARSVYVNKTGDDIRVEDKLTGMGGSSYAISLHLHPDTHASLVQDGQAVLLKMQNGMGWHLRVQGGKLDMRESIYVGQPGDMRHTDQILIQGPLRGEGAVVKWRLSRVG; encoded by the coding sequence ATGTCTTTGTCCAACAAAGAAAATATTCATGAGCCCCCACTATGGCACCAGTGGCTGAATAAAATTCGCGCCCTGACCTATCGCTCCCCACTTTATCTCATTACATTAAAAAAACGCAAACAACTGGAAATTGACCTTGTTCCCGGTGTTTTGTTCGATATTCGGGTTGGGCATGGACGGTCCCTGAAATCAGGGAATTTTCCTTTTGCCGGACGCATTTATCAAAGTACAGGCCAGCCTTGGTCAACAGCACAAGATGACTTGGCTTGGCAACGTTGGGTCCATGGCTTCGGCTGGTTGGGGGATTTGTGTGAATATGATGACCCGGAAGCCCTGCCCAAGGCACGTGAATATGTGCAAAGCTGGCTTGATTTGCATGGCGTCTGGACCCCGCTTGCCTGGCGTTCAGACGTGATTGGCAACCGTTTGGTCGCCTGGATGTGTCATGCACGTACGCTCGCCAAAGATGCGGATGCAGATTTCATTCATTCTTTTTACACCAGCCTGTCTTTACAAGCTTCACATTTATCGCGGTCCTATTTTAATGATTTGCGCGGATATGCTTTATTAAAAGCTTTGCGCGGGCAGCTTTACGCCTGTTTTTTCATAAAGGATTTAAAACGGCGAGGGGAAAAGCCACTTAATCGCCTGGCGAATGAGTTCGACAAGCAGGTTCTACCTGATGGGGGACATATTTCGCGTTGTCCTCAAACCACATTGGACGTCTTGCGTCTTGCCCTTGAACTGGTTGATGTGTTTGAGGCCATGAATATTGAATGTCCTAAGGCCATTCGCCTGTGTATTGATCGTATGGCCCCGATGATCCGTACCATGTTACATCAAGATGGCGGATTAGCATTATTCCATGGGGGACAGGAAGGCAATACTCAGGAAATTGAAGCTTTACTGGATCGAACTGGAAACCAGGGCAAACCCTTAAGTGATGCCCGCCATACCGGCTTTCAACGGGTCGAAGCTGGGAAAACTGTTTTACTCATGGATGTAGACAGCCCACCGGACATACACACCCACCCTTTTGGTCATGCTGCCCCTCTCAGTATGGAGGTAAGCTATGATCAGGACCGTTTATTGGTGAATTGTGGCTCTGTTTTAGGTGGTGATCCCAATTGGCAAGAAGCTCTTTCTGCCACAGCTGCCCATAATACCCTGACAGTAGATGAAAAAAATTGTATGTCTCTGGTCCACGGTGGAGGCATTCAACCTCAAAATATTACGGTATCGTATCAACGCATTGAAGAAAACGGCGAAGTTCTGATCCATGCCAATCATGATGCGTATAAAGAAACATTTGGCCTGATCCATGCCCGTAGTGTTTATGTTAATAAAACCGGTGATGATATCCGGGTTGAAGATAAACTTACCGGCATGGGGGGAAGTTCCTATGCCATCAGCCTGCATCTCCACCCTGATACCCATGCTTCCTTGGTACAAGATGGGCAGGCTGTTTTGTTAAAAATGCAAAACGGTATGGGCTGGCACCTGCGTGTACAGGGCGGAAAGCTGGATATGCGTGAAAGTATCTACGTTGGTCAGCCCGGCGATATGCGCCATACGGATCAAATTTTGATCCAGGGACCTTTACGTGGCGAGGGGGCTGTTGTGAAGTGGCGCCTGAGCCGGGTGGGGTGA
- a CDS encoding glycosyltransferase family 4 protein encodes MTYLYFVSIFALSTCGGLFATGVVLKYLHKKAILDHPNERSSHSTPTPRGGGIAIVAIALSAMAIVATIFKNNELILWPVIFSTLLLASLSWVDDLRSLGPGIRFLTQTCAVGLTLFFMPAPEFGYLGGFLPIAIEKILLGLAWVWFINLFNFMDGIDGISGVEIITITLGVVIVSTLYTLSPQLQFISLALGGASLGFLKWNWHKAKIFMGDVGSIPIGYLLGWMLIHLAGEGFVFVALILPLYHLSDATITLLKRAFRKEKIWQAHREHFYQQATQAGIAHNRVVLSITALNIALLGLALYSITNGLVAFFLGLLATFSLLYFFATRKKQ; translated from the coding sequence ATGACCTATTTATATTTTGTCAGTATTTTTGCATTGAGTACATGTGGGGGCCTCTTTGCAACGGGGGTTGTTCTAAAATACCTCCATAAAAAAGCCATTCTTGACCACCCTAATGAACGCAGTAGCCATTCAACACCAACGCCTCGTGGTGGCGGTATCGCAATTGTCGCTATCGCCTTATCGGCAATGGCTATCGTTGCGACCATATTTAAAAATAACGAACTTATTTTATGGCCTGTTATATTCAGTACACTTTTACTAGCAAGCTTATCTTGGGTTGATGACTTACGTTCTCTTGGCCCTGGGATACGTTTTTTAACTCAAACCTGTGCCGTCGGTTTAACGCTATTTTTCATGCCTGCACCTGAGTTTGGTTATCTTGGTGGTTTTTTACCAATTGCAATAGAGAAAATTTTACTCGGCTTAGCCTGGGTTTGGTTCATCAATCTTTTTAATTTTATGGATGGTATTGATGGCATTAGTGGTGTTGAAATCATTACAATTACTTTAGGTGTCGTCATTGTTTCAACGCTCTATACTCTAAGTCCGCAATTACAATTTATTAGCCTCGCTCTTGGAGGGGCCTCTCTAGGCTTCTTAAAATGGAACTGGCATAAAGCTAAAATTTTTATGGGTGATGTCGGCAGTATACCAATTGGCTACCTTCTGGGCTGGATGTTAATTCACCTTGCCGGTGAAGGATTTGTTTTTGTCGCCCTTATTTTACCTTTATATCATTTGTCCGATGCAACCATTACTTTACTTAAACGAGCATTTCGAAAAGAAAAAATATGGCAAGCCCATCGTGAACATTTCTATCAACAGGCCACTCAAGCCGGAATAGCGCATAACCGTGTTGTTCTTTCTATTACTGCGCTTAACATTGCCTTATTAGGATTGGCTCTCTACAGCATTACAAATGGCCTTGTTGCCTTCTTCCTTGGCTTATTAGCAACCTTTTCCTTATTGTACTTCTTTGCCACAAGGAAAAAACAATGA